One segment of Plasmodium vivax chromosome 14, whole genome shotgun sequence DNA contains the following:
- a CDS encoding hypothetical protein, conserved (encoded by transcript PVX_122487A) produces MRSFARRGTFFKYYDRGKLPFRSFHFGDKKQFIIHLFFISLNSYFVKKYLFSNSSVVFHLEGKGADAYLEKKYKSDKPYVKTESGILYKDLIDGEGDPIEEGDIVYIHYQGKTTNDFRIIHSTFNSIIPPKIRAGQYDQKHIRAIYEIVIGMKKHTRRQCVVPPHLAYPNHFPSQPLLYEIDVVKVVKKDSQGKTFIEKVEQKIDQIRSVISSYF; encoded by the exons atgagaagcttCGCCAGAAGGGGTACCTTTTTTAAGTACTACGACAGGGGAAAACTCCCATTCCGAAgcttccattttggggataaaaaacaatttatcaTTCAcctctttttcatttcactAAATTCctatttcgtaaaaaaatatttattttccaacTCGTCGGTCGTCTTCCATTTGGAGGGGAAGGGGGCAGACGCCtacttggaaaaaaagtacaaatcGGACAAGCCATACGTTAAAACGGAGAG CGGAATTCTCTATAAGGACCTCATCGACGGAGAAGGGGACCCCATTGAAGAGGGCGACATCGTGTATATTCACTACCAGGGGAAAACGACGAACGACTTTCGCATAATTCACTCAACTTTCAATAGCATAATTCCACCCAAGATCCGAGCTGGGCAATACGACCAAAAGCACATAAGGGCCATCTACGAGATTGTCATTGGCATGAAGAAGCACACAAGGCGGCAGTGCGTCGTGCCCCCGCATCTGGCCTACCCCAACCACTTTCCCAGCCAG CCGCTCCTTTACGAAATCGACGTTgtaaaagttgtaaaaaaagatTCTCAGGGAAAGACATTTATCGAAAAGGttgagcaaaaaattgaCCAAATAAGGTCTGTCATATCgtcttatttttaa
- a CDS encoding hypothetical protein, conserved (encoded by transcript PVX_122490A; Apicoplast targeted protein. Curated by Stuart Ralph, Walter and Eliza Hall Institute of Medical Research, Australia.), with product MENYLTAFFLLLKSVLSNSKRVRKRPPGRYLLLFVCLNILVATKWKTGGKRHSNWNFVRRATAPMRTKFVLKSGSKRGVDGTSWVKKQNPKDSGKRKNIVLINRGVNRDENRISYTRNNLQSNSSVREIKHLSNLQRNVIYLLERNNNILVHAKTSSGKTTICLLYLILKFYYNAEFVFEEDIEREKYMSSDEYLSSYREMLLLNQKRNKVHRNKLKYTPFSEKYAQICDIRQDKDLLMEGRAKNVLKKGEKILILCPSKELCVQISQNVLSLMSGKDAGAIRLFIDKEGIDDKRSDCVPPPSSSNYVGMKANDEAEGRSADIGGVSTLPKRGTTNDSSRATNLRDPLFLIGTPICFKNFLLSLSKEDLKAFLQSIKYVFFDEIDRMFPAIKTRKSRGTKNSTKKKTAYFILETIMYMNKKNLVFVGCSSTLNRELHRRIFKLLSLNRNNAKKKIYLLREGNSASNGGTPGVGGNPAGAVHTDTSHLGDSFDEPPASDPDQVLGEKSVTTSYQEKGDTHMGDYSEEDERAYLFSPNGEHDTPLKRYIIKVRLPQSIRHLYSVVKDQLYSSKMEEAYKIVEHFKNSKVLILVKNGCSLLSIKRYLSERNIFSVLLHEELQISLTGNNDHLHSMCEQYAHIKDLKETVLQNEEEAKKKYVNKYPIIISSFDSIRGFHINNLELVLLCSRPKNVNEYIHLSGRVGRRNNVGYSILLEDERNVNIVANWLTNIQVRFFKLALKGGSSTDAASTGHSEQVEKSEQNGPTPPTDRGRDSLNYITSCIMDELNGGIP from the coding sequence ATGGAAAATTACCtaactgctttttttttgttgttaaaAAGCGTTTTATCCAATTCGAAGCGTGTTAGAAAGCGCCCCCCCGGGAGGTACCTACTTCTTTTCGTTTGCCTCAACATTTTAGtagcaacaaaatggaaaactggggggaagcgccacTCTAATTGGAACTTCGTCAGAAGGGCAACAGCCCCAATGAGAACAAAATTTGTGCTGAAGAGTggcagcaaaaggggggttgACGGCACATCGTGGGTAAAAAAACAGAATCCAAAGGACAGtggcaaaaggaaaaacattgTGTTAATCAACAGGGGAGTCAACAGAGACGAAAACAGAATAAGCTATACAAGAAATAATTTACAAAGCAATAGCAGCGTTCGAGAAATAAAACACTTGAGTAACCTCCAAAGGAATGTCATCTATCTGCTCGAAAGGAACAATAACATACTAGTACATGCCAAAACGTCCAGCGGAAAAACAACCATCTGCCTACTTTACCTCATTTTGAAGTTTTACTATAACGCAGAATTTGTGTTTGAGGAAGATatcgaaagggaaaagtacATGAGCAGTGATGAATACCTAAGCAGCTACAGGGAAATGCTTCTTCTAAATCAGAAGAGGAACAAGGTGCACAGGAATAAACTCAAGTACACCCCCTTTAGTGAAAAATATGCTCAGATATGTGACATCCGGCAGGACAAAGACCTCCTGATGGAGGGAAGGgccaaaaatgttttaaaaaagggggaaaaaattcttaTCCTATGCCCTTCTAAGGAACTTTGCGTTCAGATTTCGCAGAATGTTCTGTCTCTGATGAGTGGCAAGGACGCCGGGGCAATTCGCCTCTTCATCGATAAGGAGGGAATAGATGATAAGCGGTCTGATTGTGTGCCCCCCCCGAGCTCATCAAACTATGTAGGAATGAAAGCAAATGATGAagcggaaggaagaagcgcagACATAGGGGGAGTTTCCACATTGCCCAAACGTGGCACCACAAATGACTCATCCAGAGCTACCAATTTAAGGGACCCCCTTTTCCTCATAGGAACGcccatttgttttaaaaacttcCTTTTAAGCTTATCAAAGGAGGACTTGAAAGCCTTTTTGCAAAGCATAAAGTATGTATTCTTCGACGAAATAGATAGGATGTTTCCTGCTATCAAAACGAGAAAATCACGCGGAACGAAAAACAGTACAAAGAAAAAGACGGCCTATTTTATCCTAGAAACGATTATGTATATGAATAAGAAGAACCTCGTTTTTGTGGGCTGTTCTAGTACCCTTAATAGGGAACTGCACAGGAGGATATTCAAACTTTTGAGCTTGAACAGGAATAACGccaagaagaaaatttaccTTCTGCGGGAGGGTAACAGCGCGTCGAATGGAGGTACTCCTGgtgtgggggggaacccCGCAGGTGCCGTACATACGGATACTTCTCACCTGGGTGACTCCTTTGATGAGCCTCCAGCAAGTGATCCAGATCAAGTgctaggggaaaaaagcgtGACCACTTCTTACCAAGAAAAGGGAGACACCCACATGGGTGATTACTCCGAGGAGGATGAACGAGCGTACCTGTTCTCCCCGAATGGTGAGCATGATACTCCCCTGAAAAGGTACATAATCAAAGTGAGGCTGCCGCAGAGCATACGCCACCTCTACAGCGTAGTGAAGGACCAGCTGTAcagcagcaaaatggaagaggCATACAAAATCGTagagcattttaaaaatagcaaagtGCTAATTTTAGTTAAAAACGGATGCTCCCTACTAAGCATAAAGAGGTACCTATCCgaaaggaacattttttctgtGCTGCTACATGAAGAATTGCAAATATCGCTCACGGGAAATAACGACCACCTGCACAGCATGTGCGAGCagtatgcacatataaaaGATTTAAAGGAGACAGTActacaaaatgaggaagaggcaaagaaaaaatatgtaaataaataccCCATCATTATAAGCTCCTTTGACAGCATTCGAGGTTTTCACATTAATAACTTAGAACTCGTTTTGTTGTGCAGTAGGccgaaaaatgtaaatgagTATATCCACCTGAGCGGTAGGGTTGGAAGGAGGAACAACGTCGGTTACTCCATTCTGTTGGAAGACGAAAGGAACGTCAATATTGTAGCAAATTGGTTGACGAACATACAGGTgcgttttttcaaattggcaCTAAAGGGGGGTTCCTCCACCGACGCGGCGAGCACTGGTCACTCGGAACAAGTTGAGAAGAGTGAGCAGAATGGGCCAACGCCCCCCACAGATCGCGGAAGGGACAGCTTAAACTACATCACATCGTGCATAATGGACGAGCTGAATGGGGGCATTCCGTGA